One segment of Akkermansiaceae bacterium DNA contains the following:
- a CDS encoding zinc ribbon domain-containing protein: MPNYDYRCDQCNHVFEVFQKMSDPKLEDCPQDGCPGKVKRLLGTGAGVIFKGTGFYQTDYRSDSYKKGASSDGGAKSKPAPAKDKGAKGGGHSCGSGCGC, from the coding sequence ATGTAACCACGTTTTCGAGGTTTTTCAGAAAATGAGTGATCCCAAGCTTGAGGATTGCCCGCAAGACGGTTGTCCGGGAAAAGTCAAACGACTGCTCGGCACCGGCGCTGGTGTTATTTTCAAAGGTACTGGATTTTACCAGACCGACTATCGCAGTGACTCCTATAAAAAGGGGGCATCCAGCGACGGTGGAGCCAAATCCAAACCGGCGCCAGCAAAGGATAAAGGGGCCAAGGGTGGAGGCCACTCGTGTGGCAGTGGTTGCGGGTGTTAA